Proteins encoded by one window of Cryptosporangium aurantiacum:
- a CDS encoding MarR family transcriptional regulator codes for MEVSSLLQHAVEQQLRSAGGLTNIQFKVLMSLLEAPEGQLRMTDLADSLVVSRSGLTYQAGLLEKAGLITRTPSPDDERSTTLGLTAAGRERIAAVLPGHVDVVRRLLLDPLTRDDLGALTALLSRVRDHMREAPPRSAAPRARRKAEQ; via the coding sequence ATGGAGGTCTCGAGCCTGCTCCAGCACGCGGTCGAGCAGCAGCTCCGCAGCGCGGGCGGGCTCACGAACATCCAGTTCAAGGTCCTGATGAGCCTGCTGGAGGCACCGGAAGGGCAACTGCGGATGACCGACCTCGCCGACAGCCTGGTCGTCAGCCGCAGCGGGCTCACCTATCAGGCGGGGCTGCTGGAGAAGGCCGGGCTGATCACCCGCACCCCCTCCCCCGACGACGAGCGCAGCACGACGCTCGGCCTCACCGCCGCGGGCCGGGAACGGATCGCGGCAGTGCTGCCCGGCCACGTGGACGTCGTTCGGCGATTGCTGCTGGACCCGCTCACCCGGGACGACCTGGGTGCGCTCACCGCGCTGTTGAGTCGCGTCCGGGACCACATGCGTGAGGCCCCGCCCCGCTCGGCGGCGCCGCGGGCCCGGCGGAAGGCCGAGCAGTGA